In Brassica napus cultivar Da-Ae chromosome A3, Da-Ae, whole genome shotgun sequence, the sequence CTTTTATTCTATAACACTTCGCACATAAAGTGGCTTCGATTTTTTTCAGAggttaaaatattgaaaaaacataatttctttTACAAACTAATATGTCTATGCTTTTATTTACAGTTTAAATatgtttctataaaaatattaagattCTCTTGTAACTGATCTCACATAATTCTGATCAATATGTTGTCTCCAGATTactaagttattttgtttcttaaaaataacaaGAATATGAAAATTTGGTGTTGTCAAATCTCCTCAACTTAAGCGTGAAAGTAGGAACATAGGCTATAACTCTATCTTCTCGCTATCCCTAAAGCTGTACATCAACTTCTTATTCACCCATTAAGTTTGTCGCGATAATGTGCTATATTCTCATTAATTCAAATATCTgaggtaaaaataaaatattttctctttattcctGTTAACTAATATGACATAACCAGCTTAAATAATCGCGATCTATATTTAAGAGGTGGTTGTAATCGaaatattaaattgtgtttgcaaattaatattttcaacCGATTTATTcagccaaacaaaaaaaagtttgacccaattttacatttaaaaataattgaacaaatttttgacatGTATtattatatctatactattaaaagggaagcattcttaaaaaatctatttatgcAAGGTTGTTTGGACCTATTAGTTAGACTAACACTATATaatttaacttatttttaaaCCAAAGTAATATTTCATACATCaactcataatttttttaatgtacaAAAAGAGATATTGTAACTAACAATGATATTTTACCTAaagattttattatcattttcttaataCAGAAAATAACTTAAGAAAATAGTCATAACAAACGAATTAATATTAatgtacatatttttaaatattaatgtccCATTTTAAATTGAACTAGGTCTGATTTAACTCAAATTCGGTTTTTAACACAACTCATAACCAGTTAGAAGAGCGAGTCAGGATCCGACTGGTTCGATCATACGGTCCGAtcagattttcaaaacattggtTAATACagttcaataattaaaataaatatatttttagtaatgaATATCTTTACTACTAAAAACATACATATCATCTTTAAATCTATTTCAAACAAATCTCACactataaaaaataatgaataataaaaatattaaaagtcaaTAGTTATaatgtgaaacaaaaaaattatactagatttaaaatttattaaagattaaaaaccTCAAATCCGCGCTTcttaagcgcgggtcaaaatctagttgtctCTTTGAAGTTGTGTGAGCACTAGTCTAAACAAAATTTAGCTCACGATTTCTTATAATcttatagaaattttattttattttgtcatcCCAAACGATAAAAATCAAAcaaagttttaagaaaatggaAGGAAGAAGTCATAATTGAATTTTCACACGAAGAAAATGGAGACAAACACACATCATTTtgcagaatatatatattttttttgaataattttttttgcggAATACATTGCATGTAAGAAAATTTCCCAAGTGAATTATAATCTAAAGGAGCATTGACTCTCTTTGCTATATATAGTAAATTATTCATTATCATCTCAAGAACCAAAGCGAAAAAAGATGGTACACAAATAAAGTTAGAATTTTGTACTTTAGAGAGTGATAATGAGTGACTGAGATTTGTAACCAACGAAATTGGGAGCATAAGGTAGCTAATATAACACATAATGAAAGCACTCACGAAAAGAAAAATCAGTGTCCACTTTTGcaagaaaaaaagattcaaaGACTAACCGAAGATTGAAACtttgattttgagtctcattaTAAACAACTTAAATTgattcacaaaataaaaaaaaattaaaaaaaaactaaaactgtGATATGATATATGTTGCTGTCTTCCTCATGGGCTATgagaaagaaaatttgaaagCAACCTTAGAAGAAGCCAGCGAGTCCTTCCATTATAGCCATGTGGTCCTCCTGATAATGGcaggttagagagagagaaagagagagggagaaagaagagagagcaTGGGGTGCTGGAAAATTAGGTATGATGAGAAGGCAGCATGTATAAATGGAAAGAGTGAACAACAATGGATGACCAAAGAGAGATTTTATTTACAATGAGAGTGTTTCATCTTTGCACGTAACTCTCAAGTCTGTGATGTTCCAGCGGTGTATATGTATACGTGCATATATCATGTATTTGTATAAGCCTACGTATTTATATAGTGCCCTAGCGAGTAAGTATAGCTTCCAAGCTGTTGTTTTAATTGTCAACCTCGAGCTTGattacaaactttttttttctttttgttatcaGTCCTGTAATCTGTTTAATATATAGATcaatcattatatatttgtttatgagGGTATGAATGCCTCTCCAGCTCTCCTTCCCCGTAACTAATAATTCCCCAAGATTTGTAGTACTATCGTGTCATAATAGcgttctaaaataaataattcgtGTATAATTCATCTGTGTGACATAGATAATACCAAAAGAAAAGTTAACACCTCGCCAATTCACTATATAACTCAACTTTAAatgattaaacaaaaaaaaaactcaactttAAATGTTAGATTGACACATTAACTCTAATATTCTCTTTTTTctgtatatacaatatatacatactaAATGTTTCATATTTAAAAGCTTACAAGATAAGCACGAGAGAGAAAGAGGTTCTCTTTTTACCGAAAGCGACATGTATGAGAGAGGATGTGTTTGAGagagtcaaaagaaaataaaagattggTCGCTCACACTGAACAAAGAGCCAaagcttttttattttcttccgaAAATTATTGCAGCTTCTCTTTTTTAGGGCTTCACACTACCACGTGCTGTCCTCCAATTTGTAAACGAAACTTCATAATTCGAACTCTCCAATTGGACCAGTGATCATGAtcattattttttcttacaaatataacattaatctttgaaataaaatttaatatcataatttaatattactttATAAACAAATTGGTTCATTTTATAAATCAAGTATTATAAGGTTttgagatttaaaaatatagttttttgttccctcttctcttttaatagtgaAAATTAAACTGACTTGATAAACATGTAATAAAATTACTCTAACCTTCTAGACCAATTTACTTTCACCTTGTTgatgaaaattattattttagaatgGATGGTTTCTTGATGAAAGGCAATTTAAATTCAAGTTTTAATCTTGTCTCTAAGCCTCCTTGTCACGAAAATTAAGTAAATGCGTTGTTGTAATTTTGTACTGTTGTTTGCACTTTATTGGTTAGTTGAGTTAGTTGCTGAAACATATTACTTCCTCTGTTTTACAAAGATggcatttttaatattttcacacatattaaaaaaaatacattaaactatcataataaatgtatcgttttctgtaatttttaatttttaataaattttaaccaatattaattcaataaagtcaattaattttcttaaaatttacaatttttttattgaaaacacaaaaaatacatttgtctgaaacaaactttttttctaaaaaatatatcattaaggTACGGAGGGAGtaccattttattttgttaatgaaatATGTGTATTATTGACCCATactataaaaattgtttttatcattttaatctaCCATTTAATCTCTCACCCTTCCAGCGTAGATATTCATCGGTACAGTATTTGTGAGTTATATGAACTGTAGTTACTAAAAAAGACCATTTTAATGAAGTAACTTTGCAAATTTTCATGTGTACTTGTGTAGTTAGAGAGATCCTTAcctctcttttatttttcttgtcttGCAAATGCTACGTCAAAACAACGGAAACTTTTTCAATGCTTTCGTCATTTTTTGCCATTTGAACTCAATTGGATTCCAATAAATGGACGCAAGCAAAAGGGGCTGCCCTTTTAGAAAAAAACTGTTTGATTTATCTATTATAGTTGCAAACCTTTATAGAACACTATGTTGCTTCATCATTTGTTTCGAATGATTGtagaaataccacattaaaaatGGGGACCCTTAAAAATGTTTACTCAgatgtttaaaaaaatgtttactcAGCGTGTATAGTGAATCGAGCAATTGAATCCTTTAAAATCTGGGGTTAttgattataatatttataaatactaatcAATATCCAAAACTATTTCAATAGTTATTTAAGACATTACTATTCTAATGATTTCAAGGTATttcaaagaatatttaaaagtaaaactacACGATATGATATAATACGtttcaaggaaaaaaaaagccGTATAAAGtgatacttttaaaaaatatagcagATTATTAAAGCTGCTCTAAATTTACAATAATAATCAAAACTCAACCTTATTGTATTCGactttaccaaaactcaatcatttaaaatattttgttaagtACACAATTCAACAATTTCaactatacatatatatatatatataaagaatttctAATGTTGGAATGCAAGAACTTTAAATTCTACTATAATTTTtcctcatttaaaaaaaaaatactttccaAATTTCCATTTTTTgcagtttaaaaaaatacatttttgcaTACTTGTtgaactttatttattttatttattgtgtaTCCAAATTTTCTAATTCTCATATTCATAATATGCAAAAACTTCTATCTAATTTTTTGTTAGCTTTTATTCTTATTGAAACTAAATCTCATTTCcttctatttattattatggTATCTTTATCTTTTACTTACTAAAATATGTTAGATTATATCATTAAGTTGATATAATGTTTCTAAGTATATAAAATAGTCATGTTAATTTTCTTCATAAATATAGATCGTTccaattaaagtatataattatcAGATATATGCTTTGTCGACAAATACACAATTTACTCAAAATATAAGATATCCTATGAATTCACTAAAAGTTACCATCTGATAATTATAGCTAAAAATAAGTTTAATagcataaataattatattatgtgaTAAATAGCCCTACAGTGAAATGTATATTCTAAATTTACTATTGTTAGGCATATTTAAAATTCAcattcaattatatatatatatataatcttagtTAATTTCTTGATAGGTATCAACAATTTTATATCTACCAAAGAATTCTTGAGTTTTCATCTAAATTTTTAGTAATGAAATATCTCAACGAAATCTAAGAACATACttggttaaaaaaaatgtaagcaCATAAACAAAGATAAGGTCCTGCACTTAAAACAATCCTTTTGGAACCAAATAAAACGGAAACCTATTATCACATTTtcacgaaaacaaaataatgtatatttCATGCTAAAAAGAACTTAAAGAAGAAATTAAgcaaatagataaaaaaaaaattcctcttCAAAAGCGTACCCTCCAAATGGATGTTGTTCCTTCCCCATTTTCATATCTATaggtctctttctctctctcctcccttTCTCTCTATCCATTCTAATTCACAGCACATAGACTCATTTAAGTACCTTGCCTGTGTTGTCTTTCTCAACCATTAGTCCTTTACTTCAATAAAGgtactctctttctctcactcTATACATTTAGATTCAAACATAGATTCTCTTGAACAAAGACATATTGTACTAATCACTATTGCTGttctttctttcattttcttgattttgcaGGCTTaggaagaaaaatatttttttcctttccatAATATTGATTGTCTTCGTCAGTGTAACAGTAAtcttttctttgattttattctttctctcattTTCGTCTCTTTTTCTTGAGTGTGAAGAAGATTTTGGTACAAGTGTCCTTctcaaaaaattgttttaggagtttttaatttaattttgttgctTCAAAACCCCAAAAAGACATGAACAACAGGTCTTTCAGTACTACCACCACCATCAGTGAAGACTACATGTTATTCCCTTATAATGACCATTATTCCTCACAACCACTACTCCCTTTTAACCCTTGTTCTTCCATCAATGACATCTTGATTCACTCCAACTCCAACATATCAAGCAATCCTCTTGACCATCATTATCAATTCTTACAAgcaccttcttctttttctcaatTCGAATTCGTCCCGGATTTTGCCCTCGTCGCCTCTTTCCTCCCACAAAACAATGGCCATAATGATAACCAAACCATCACCACCAATGACCATAAtaataatcatcatcatcatcatccatcaCTTCTTCCCTTGAACAACCCTATTGGAGAATCTCTCGTTGAGCCCTTGGAGACGATAGCCACTCACATAGAAGATTCCCAGAGAATCTCAACTTCCCAAGACCCAAAAATGAATAAAGTCAAGAAACCAAGCAGAACGGATCGGCACAGCAAGATCAAAACGGCTAAAGGGACAAGAGATCGTAGGATGAGGCTCTCGCTAGATGTCGCCAAAGAGTTGTTCGGCTTACAAGACATGCTTGGATTCGACAAAGCCAGCAAAACCGTTGAATGGTTGCTCACACAAGCCAAACCCGAGATCATAAAGATCACGAGCAGCCTTTCTAACCCGTTAAACCATGGCGGCTTCAGCAGCTGCGAGGAGTCTCAAACCCGTAATTATACAATTCTAGTTTTAAGTCTATTAACTTTTTATGAACTTTTTTGATCTTCTTCATGCTTACTCTGAaattgtaactttatattttaatcaagGACCGGCGTTAGGATCAATGCACACATCGTCTGATCTGTGCAAGCTTTCATCCATGGGGACAGTCGAGGATAGAGGCAGCAATACTAACTCGACCGGTACGTATGTTAAAAGTTGCCTACTGTTTTACAATTATGTATATAgtctcatttttcttctttcaaaAGGTTATAACAAGAGATAacttttatagtttaaaaattattgagtTTTATCCATCGGTTTGCATTAGAAACAAGAGGAAATAAGGTGGATGGGAGATCGATGAGAGGGAAGAGAAAGATGTTGCAAGCGCGAACGCCCATTTTGAAGAAGTTATCTAAGGACGAGAGAGCAAAAGCAAGAGAGAGAGCAAAGGATAGAACAAAGGAGAAGTTGATGAAGAGAAGATCACAAGTAACTGTTTTGGATGCAGAAGCTCATAATCAGCATGATGAGATAgtaaagaa encodes:
- the LOC106444110 gene encoding transcription factor TCP18 isoform X2, whose amino-acid sequence is MNNRSFSTTTTISEDYMLFPYNDHYSSQPLLPFNPCSSINDILIHSNSNISSNPLDHHYQFLQAPSSFSQFEFVPDFALVASFLPQNNGHNDNQTITTNDHNNNHHHHHPSLLPLNNPIGESLVEPLETIATHIEDSQRISTSQDPKMNKVKKPSRTDRHSKIKTAKGTRDRRMRLSLDVAKELFGLQDMLGFDKASKTVEWLLTQAKPEIIKITSSLSNPLNHGGFSSCEESQTRPALGSMHTSSDLCKLSSMGTVEDRGSNTNSTETRGNKVDGRSMRGKRKMLQARTPILKKLSKDERAKARERAKDRTKEKLMKRRSQVTVLDAEAHNQHDEIVKNNKSHVNCKSFEATPCQEETEELLCKNDGFAVCNEFVVNKFNSSFPMPNHHRSQGTVSSIEIERRRFFD
- the LOC106444110 gene encoding transcription factor TCP18 isoform X1, which codes for MNNRSFSTTTTISEDYMLFPYNDHYSSQPLLPFNPCSSINDILIHSNSNISSNPLDHHYQFLQAPSSFSQFEFVPDFALVASFLPQNNGHNDNQTITTNDHNNNHHHHHPSLLPLNNPIGESLVEPLETIATHIEDSQRISTSQDPKMNKVKKPSRTDRHSKIKTAKGTRDRRMRLSLDVAKELFGLQDMLGFDKASKTVEWLLTQAKPEIIKITSSLSNPLNHGGFSSCEESQTRPALGSMHTSSDLCKLSSMGTVEDRGSNTNSTETRGNKVDGRSMRGKRKMLQARTPILKKLSKDERAKARERAKDRTKEKLMKRRSQVTVLDAEAHNQHDEIVKNNKSHVNCKSFEATPCQEETEELLCKNDGFAVCNEFVVNKFNSSFPMPNHHRSQGTVSSIEQQRQFMDLHHFLERPRDLMYNYHNM